ACCCACTGTTTTCTTCCACGCTACCATTGGTCAGCTCTGATTTACCCCAACTATGGATCTTCTTCATCATGGGAAGTGAAAGCTTTTTATGCCAGGCTAGCCGTTGTGTCGTGTTCAACTCTAGCTCTCTGGCTTCATCGTCATATCGCCAGATCTCCCCGTACCAGTTCAGTACCTGCTCAACCTCATCCGGGAACTGATTGAGGACCTCTGCGAACTGGCGTCGACCATGACTGTTGCACAGGCAATGCTCAACCTCGAACCCAAGTGACGGACGATTACTGGATAATGCATCACTCATAAGCAGAGGCTGGAGTGGCAAGTTTCGCTGACTCAGGATTTCATCGATAAACTCTCCGGCATGACCGATATTGGTTTGATACAGCACTATGTTGTGGCCATTCAGACAGGGTAGCGACCAGACCAGAGCTGTAGACCCCGCTACGCTCGCGAGTCTTATCGCTGTTGCGTACGGGCTTTTCAATCGGAGTTTGATCTAAGATCCGGTTACTTGTGTCGTCCAGATAGTAATGCACAGCGTTAGCCGCTTTTTGTAGCAACAACGTGTAGATCGGTTGCAGGCTACTGGCAACCAATTCGGTCTGATCGAATACGCTAGAGGCGGTCAGTTTTACTCCCATTAAGGCCTGGATGCTCTCCTGACGATAGTAGGGCGCACCGGCAAAAAACTTGTGCAGTGCCATCAGGCTACGGGCACTGTAGCCATACTTTTGGCCCGGTTTACCATCCTCAACCACCTCATCGGGGAGCTTGGCAGTAAAATATTGGCCGCAGGCATTACAGCGCAACCGCTCCATGATGTGTTGTTCCGGGACGAATGGACTTTGTCCGGTAATCCGCAACAGGGTGGCAGGCTCATATTTGTACAGTTTACCTGCTGACATTCAGGGCAGCGGTCCCCCTTGCTCAGGTCATCCAGTTTATGCTGAGTGATTTTCGGCTTGACCTGTGTGTTTGGCTTGGTGGCTCTGGGTCTCGGGCGCTTTTGGCTGCCTTTGCCCTTCTGACCAAGCAGGGTATCCATGGTCTCCGATGATCTGACCATGCCAACCAGCTTACGCAGCTTATGTAAGGTGATATCGTTATCGGACAGCCGTTCTTGCAGAGCTGCTAACGTTTTTAACGCCTTCAGCAGTATCTGGCAATCTTCCGGGCTCAGTGCCAGGTCATGCTCCTTCGCTTCCTGCACGCGCTGGATAAGTCCGTCAAGCTCTTCGCTGTCGATATCGGTAAACTCTTGCGTCACCTTATTTCTTGCCTCATAAGTTAGTGATGGAGTCCATTATTCCAGCGCCGCACGATCGGTCAAATTGATCGAGAGGATCAATAAGCTGATTGAGCAGAGTGTGCACATGGTCATAGTTTTTGCCAGCCAGACTGCCCTGTCAGCAAGGTTTTTAGCTGCTTAGCGGCCAGAGGCGTGACCTCATCCTGATGATGACGGGGCCAGTCCTGAAAGCGGCCCTTGGACAGGCGCTTGCTCATTAACCAGAAGCCGGAACCGTCATAGCATAGCGCCCGCAGCATTGTCCGACGGCGGTTGGTGAACACAAACAGGGTTCCGCTGCGAGGTTCTTGTTTAAGCTGATGGCGGCACAAAGCGGCAAATCCATCAATGCCGCAACGGAAATCAGCGGGTTTAGTGGCAAGCAGAATTTTGGTATCTGCAGTCAGGTGGATCATCGGTACTCTCCCGCTTCTTGCATTAGAACTCGCAGTAACCCAGGGGATATATCCCCGTAGATACGAATTTGACTTGAATTGGGCAAGGTTACCTGCAGGTTCAAGCCAGAGTTATGCTGTAAATCGGACTCAATCTGCAACGGGATAAAGTCAGGTACTGGACG
This Photobacterium gaetbulicola Gung47 DNA region includes the following protein-coding sequences:
- a CDS encoding putative transposase IS66 (COG3436), with translation MSAGKLYKYEPATLLRITGQSPFVPEQHIMERLRCNACGQYFTAKLPDEVVEDGKPGQKYGYSARSLMALHKFFAGAPYYRQESIQALMGVKLTASSVFDQTELVASSLQPIYTLLLQKAANAVHYYLDDTSNRILDQTPIEKPVRNSDKTRERSGVYSSGLVATLSEWPQHSAVSNQYRSCRRVYR
- a CDS encoding putative IS66 Orf2 family protein (COG3436) is translated as MIHLTADTKILLATKPADFRCGIDGFAALCRHQLKQEPRSGTLFVFTNRRRTMLRALCYDGSGFWLMSKRLSKGRFQDWPRHHQDEVTPLAAKQLKTLLTGQSGWQKL